Below is a window of Pyrobaculum aerophilum str. IM2 DNA.
CCTTAGCATTAACTCTATACCTAAAATTTTGAACAAAGATATAGAGTTTGTCTAAATCTATAATTCCTCCGCTTTTTATTAATGTAGGTAGAGGATACTTTTTAAAAATATTAACAAGCCTATAATCATATTGTATTTTCTGGAATAAGTAAATACCAATTATCGTTATTATAATAGATGTTAATAACTCAAAAGTTAGGTTCATTGTAATTTATTGATAATATTTTCTTTTACATCATCGTTAGACAGCGGTATTACCTTAATCCCTCCGAAAAAAGCGACGTTAATATCTCCGCACCAGCGGGGAATGATGTGGATTTCCTCCCCTGTGATATATATGTTAAACCCCTCCGGGGAAAACTCCTCTTTTTCTAGTTTAATAAGCGAGTCAATT
It encodes the following:
- a CDS encoding HIT family protein, with translation MEPWASVEVAERPFNGGHVVIRLKKSIFELSEAELKRLKGLIDSLIKLEKEEFSPEGFNIYITGEEIHIIPRWCGDINVAFFGGIKVIPLSNDDVKENIINKLQ